The Vespula pensylvanica isolate Volc-1 chromosome 3, ASM1446617v1, whole genome shotgun sequence nucleotide sequence TGAATCATGAAAATTAACAAGTATTTACATACAAATTGTGTCGtctaatattatcaaaatatgtatatatacatttttagtcttttaaatattctctctttctctctctctctccctgccTTTCCCTCTCGTTTAATGTTGAccatattaaattaaaattcagtaattgaaatagaaatgaGATTTTAGAATGTAAGTAGATAGATGATTTTTACGTGTTACTTTATTTCATCTCAAAAAGAAACGCTTTTTTAGggcttaaaaaaaagattgaatacTCAAAGAGATACGTGATAGTTATTGTAATTTATCGAGGGAAAAAGCACGTTGATTGACAAACGAAAATCTATTAACATATGCACGCACGTTTAGCACTTCAAATTTCAATTGAACGAACAATGCGATTCGCAACACCAGGATTGAAATTCAAATTTGCATCTGTCAGTATCTTTCATTGTCTTGGCTAATTTGGCATACCCTCCTTTCTTACTGCACGCTTCGATCCGATTTCCCTGTCTCACTAAATTAGCCATTCCCATAGAAAGCAATAATAGTATACGTAAGTTCTATTGATTCTAACATAATGCTAAAGTATAGGTCCTTatgacatatatgtattatttagtTTTAGGTTTAAGTGAatggatttatttataaggAAATTTGAACACagatttttttgatttcgtaaaaaaaatcaaagttctttttatgatatatgataatgtaaaatatttaattccaaaaattattttaaaaagtaaactaatttctaataatactCACATCTCATATTTACTTTGAACGAGTTCAGCAATAGGACCAAGAAGTAAATTACACAGATCCAAATTCCAGATAGTTCTGTAAATAAAAGATCATATGCATGAAGAAAGATTAataggaataataatttctgCTTGAAcgttctttatataaataatattacttacgGTTTTAACGTTAATATACCCAGGAGATCAACAATAATCGCAAGATCATTCATTGCCACCGCGGAATCTATGGCCGACTAAAATTTTAAGgagttttacattttattgtatatcatGTTTTCTATTACCATTTCGAACATGtgacaataaaaaataccTTAAGATCTTTATTATGCCAAAGCGAATAAACAATTTGTAAAGAACGATGTCTACTCGTGAGTACTGCCATCATTGGTTCGTGTCCGCGCATCATACTATTTAATACTTCTGCTTCTGACATCTCCGCAAGTACTCCCATTTGTGAATACACTAATCCAGTAGGTCCTGCATAACTACTTTTCTGCAAAACattaatacattaaataagaaacattCGTTATAATTAGATCAATAagcgatgaaaaataaaagatataaaacttACTGGTAAAAAAGTTTCTACGTCTAAACCAAAAGGCTTATCAGCACTCATTGGAAcaaattcttccttttcaataTCATCAATCGGTGATCTCAACTGAGTAACTGTATCCACTTTAGGCGTTGGAAGTACTTGTAGTTTATTGTTCTTCTTCGATGTTGACGTTCCTGTAGTCGCTGTATTTCGTGCGGACAGTGAAGCAGAATTAgcgaaatttctatttaacgaCGTTGACCTTGATTGCGCCGTGTTTGGTCTATTTAATGCAGGATCGGAGGGACTAtgtcttatattattaattctgcaaaatataatattatataaaatataaatatgcatgCTACGATTACTAAAATGATTCGTTTTACATCAAAGATGTGCAAACGTCGGAGTAAAAATGATTCTCCCactatcatttatatatatatattgtttccaCTCAAGTGTACTTCAGCGTTTTCAAATGTTATAATTCAGATGCAAATTTTTCATATGTAAACGaaacataataatatcgtgcataataatgtaatacaGTAACAACATTAAAAAGTGTTGATAGTGTTTTGATAGTAAAGTATTGATAATAGAAACAAGAATTGGCTAACAATaaggagaaacaaaaggaagagtCAGAATAAGGTTCAATTACCTTCGTTAACAGACCTTGCAcatctttgttttatatacagAGATGTGTACTTACTGTACAGGATAATCACTTTCATAGCCTTGCTCACTCTCTCTACAACTGTTTTGGCGCTTCAAGTAATGCTTAGGAGAATCTGGACTGGGTACTCTATTTTTTAGCTTTCCATCATCCATAACAGGAATGACAGCCGCCATTGGTGCCACTCTTGGTGTTAATGTCGAGTTTGACCTTTGTGGCCCCAAAGGCTGTGATGGTATTGTTTCATTAGCTTGCACAGCTCTTTTTCCAGGAAAAGGAGTAATGTTTTGTTTAAGCGGTGGTATAGAAGCTAAATTTTTTGAAGATCTGTTTAGCATATTATTTGCTTGTAAATTTGCTCGAATTTGACTCGTTGTAGTAATTACATTCCTTTGTGTTGGTGGTGATGATCTTATTGGTTGAACACGAACTGGCACGGGTTTTGTTAGTGATAATGTTGTAACAGTTGGAGATGGAGATAATGATGATGGTATAGATGACATTTCATTTGATTCTACTGTacttatatttgatatagatGTACATAGATTTTGTAGTACCTGTGGCTGCGAAGGATCTGAAATAGACATTTTCCaatcaatattataatcatttttgtttttttttttatataatattcgtgtaatatttttaatacaaaattaggAAAATGTAGATCAAATATGAGTTAAAATAACAGAGACAAGTAGGAAGCTTTTACAGACTCACCTACATCTTGAGGCTCTTGGAAAGCCTCTGGTTCTGGTGGAGGTGTGCGAGACACTGAAACATATCATGCAGAGCATGCCCATTCACAAACGACATTCCATATTAtctaagttatatatatatatatatatatatatatatatatatatatatatatgaaaaatgcgACTAATAAGTATGCTATAAGTGATTAAAGATAAACTGATAGTAGAATCTACTAGGTAAAATCGTATAATGGactagaaaaatatgtaaaaaagtaATCATTACGAGCTCTATTTGGCTGAAAGATATCTCGATATTCAGAAACATTAGGTATATCTGCATATGTCGCCTCATCCTCTGGATCTGTGCCTGACTTGTCCGCCTCCTCTATAGTTCGTACATCTAACCTATAAGTTCATGTTATTTACGTTTAAACCTTTTAtcaaaactatatataatgcaGATACCATTAAATTATACTTACGTATGTTTTTTCAATTCTGGTGGCCGTTCTCTAGAAAAACTTTTCCTCAGTGAATTTCCATGATTAAATGGAGACAATGATACTCCTCCTAATggtgcaattttttttaaatcacagACATAAAGGATAATATTTGTAGTATGGCAACTTGCACCGATCTAAAATAAGCAATTATTCTATTGGTATACACTTATCACActgtaagaataatataatttatgaatgtTTTGTTACCAATTGATTTTGAGCAACAGCTATATCCAGCACTTTGCCCCAGCCGGTTGGAACTGTATCTAAAGTTCTACCTGGCTCCCATCCATAGACCTTTAAAACATCATGACTACCAGCAAAAAGACATTCTCCTCCTTGACTGAAGTATAGGCATCTagagaaaatgtttataagaaatatataaaatatatttatagcttaaattaattacttacaaTTCAAATTTATCTTACTCACCTTATTCCTGAAGAATGATTTTGCTCTGTGGAAGATACAAGCTGAAATGATTCCAAATCCCAAAAGTGAACTGTTCTGTCTGCACTTCCACTGgctaataaaaattcatgtgGATGAAATTCTACAGTTAATGCTGGTCCCCTATGTTCTGAAAATTCTCTAAGTTGTCTTCCTGCTCTTAAATCCCATAACtactaaaaattattttgtgatataatgtgtataaaattatattttcattaaaaaagattattaaaattcaccTTCACCATGCCTTCCTCTCCTGCACTAGCAATCCATTGTCCATCAGGACTAAATTTTAAACTATTTACTGCTAGATTATGTCCTTTATAAGTAAAAATGCaaccttttcttcttatatccCACAATTTTATTGCAGTATCTAAGCTTCCAGATGCCAATAGTTCCCCATAAGGATGAAAGTCCATACATTTTATTCCTGCTTTATGTCCTGTTAAAGTACGGGCTAATTTAGCATGTTCCAAGTCCCAAATTTTTAATGCCCCTGTCTGCGAACCAGCACATACTAAATCTTCAGTTTGGCCAAATCTTACACATTCTATTGAGGTAGTATGGCCACTTAggctctataaaaaaaaaatatatgattactttataatataaaacaaataaaatagttattataaatatataaaaaataaataatatttttttaaaataccaTAATACAATTTGGTTTCCCAACTGCCCATAAATTGACTTTTTTGTCATCGCCACCAGTAACTAAAACACGACCAGATTTATGTCCCAATGCCAAACAATTGACATTTGACGAATGGGCAACAAAATCCtctgtaagaaaaaagatatttatcattttaaaaagaacaCTGTTACAAGAACATtgttaatttataacattatatgGCATGTTCATAGAATAACACAAAGCTATGACTATAATTAGAGAACACTGAATATAGACGTGTAGGTGTAGACTTACTATCctttaataaacattattgtTTACTTCAAATTTAATCGACGATTTGAAATATCTAAGATCCTCATTCTGtatcatttctatttaaaaaaagaagacaacacaaataaaaacaatcatTGTAAAGAATGCTTACGGAGTTTCCAAGATCTCTTCGTGGACGAAGCCATATTCCGGGACCGACAAGATTGCGTTGTACACGACTTATTTGGGAGGAACAACAGTCTGAGATTTTAGATCGTAGAAGTACGATATCTTTTTACTTGAATTTAAATGTAACATTTTTACTTGTTATATCTTTATCTCCGAGTAAAACATTCGTCAACTTGATGACATCTCCTACTTTAGGCCGGCTCTAATATTACTATTCCCATCAATTTTAACTCTTTTTGGAAACTTGATTTCACCTATTCGTCGTATCTCATTTCTTGAATCTCTGACTGTGTCCGTGAGTAGCGATGTGAAGTGacgttgaaaaatatcgaattactTCAGAATCGAACTTACGCTGCAATCGATTATGCTAAACACCGTCGAATGACACTTTTACTTAAATAAACTAAGGACTTAAACAAGCGCGGTTTCTTCattcgaaaacaaaataattataaatgatgaaatagaaaatcttGAAATCGTAATAACAcgataaattacatataatcgccgttattataatataattgtactTGTTTTACGGCAATCGATATCAAGATACGATATCGATTGTTGAAAAACCAACAGCAGactgatattatatataataattagacaTACATGTAACATGGAaatgtgcatgtatatgtcTATCATGCGATACTCGAAAGATTGCGCAAAATGCACATACAccacgatattaaaattaataaataatgagatTCTAATTACTTTGCGTGGATTGCTTGCGCTGCGTATTAGTGTTTACATTatgatcataaaaaattattaatttaaataattatatcgtgATTACAGACGAATTAACAGAATCAAGAcggaattgaaataaataataataatcaggGACATGTTTACTTTGTCgaatatatactttaatagAATAGTTATGAATAcgcgaaaattttcttcttataagaTATATGAACGAAGTTATATGACTTATATACAAGGCCAATCACCAGAACCACATATACGagaatacttttattatattgatcaTCAAGGCATGGTATGATGCATTACTTTTTCTAGTTTTAtcaaatctattattattaaatcgttatcTTATTACTTACAGCTGTTCTTAGATGATGTTCgtacaaaaaattttacatcCTGTTTTAAAGGTATATTTGTGCATGTTACACCTAAtaacgtaaataaattaaaaattttcttgataaGTCAAATGTAGTTCTATTTACAGATGGCaaacataaaatatcatttcagacaaaaaatttttggctttcttctttaaaagactcaaaataaataatattggaCGACATACACAAGAATTTCCTTATGTCTCTCTTTGTGGTCCTGAAAGGAACTTTATAAAATGCGATGATCTCCCTATAGTTTTCacgaaaattattcaaaaagaaaatgtagaaattGATAAAGAGGAGGATTGGTTTGGCTATTCGCACGCTGAGGAGTTTTTGATGGTAAACGACATaaatcagatatatatacattcacatCTGAGCATAACGTAGGTTATACGATTGATATTTATAGGTACCATTTGAAccagaaaaattatttatggaTTGTAATTCAGGTAGAGTATATCATCCTGCACCTGAAAAAGTAGGAGGCATTGGTCTGGTTAGATCCAAAATGGCTATTGAACTGAgtgtttttttctgttttgaaAATGGTGAAGAACAAGGTCCAACTCATTTTCAAtggaaaaataacaaatacgtAATTGATACTGAGTGGTATAAAAACAGTGTGAAGTATAAAGATTGTCCTTAAAAGTTACATTTTTATTggaaagggaataaaaaagatgaccATTTTcttaatgtgtgtgtgtgtgtgtgtgtgtgtgtatatatttatatttaagaacataacaaattttttaaatacctaaatatcatattacattaaaacaaatttgcaatattaaatattcttgcAGTAGAATCATCAGATGTTGTTAGTACAATTTGTCCTTCTCTGAAAAAGTGTATAgattaaatcgttttatttttttattaaacattattattaatacttactCAGCTATGTATAAGTCAAGAATATCCTCAGAATGTCCTGTAAGTAGTTGTAAACATTGTCCATTTCTTGCATCAAAACATCTGAGAGTACCATCGAGTCCACCAGAAAAAAGCAGTGATGTAGTACCTCTCCATAGAACTTTACTTATACCACTTTCTTGTTCTATTTTATGTCGAAGTacctatacattttttaaagacATAATAGGTTTCTTACATAAAACCAAAggtctttttttaaatgaagtaTACATCATACCTGTTTTGAAATATcccaaataaaaatttctccaTTTAAACTACCCGTTGCAGCTACTTGAAATGCTGGATCTTTACAGAAAGCCACTGTTTCTATCCAATTACTATCAGAATCTTTCATGTCAGTTTCTTGTTCACTATTAAGATTTTGTAATATGGATATTAtctaaagaaatttaaaaagacaTTTATCTTCTTAAcagtaaatttattaatcatataatataattatattaaataattgtttctttcaaTTACCTTTCCTGTATGTGACATACTAAGAATAGTTTTTCCATCTACTGCTGcagataatatcaaattattatctaaataaCAATCAAGTGCTGTTATGGTTGCAGTATGACCTATATTTGAAGGGATACATGATAACACAGTATTTGTTTTTAAGTCAAATACACGGATTGTACCATCTTCATATCCAACTGTAAGCCGTTTGCCTGGtgacacatatatgtgtaaatatatatatatatatatgtaaatatatatatatatgtaaatatatatatatgtaaatatatatatatatatatatatatatatttgtagataAAAAGTTTTAAACATTCGTTACCATCAGGTAAGATTACTCCTGCTTCTGCTCTGTATCCATAACCTTGTAAAACTTTGCAATCCCCATCAGGTACTTTCCACATAAAAACTTCACCATCTACAGACCCTGCGATTAAAACATTAGCT carries:
- the LOC122627521 gene encoding katanin p80 WD40 repeat-containing subunit B1 isoform X2 translates to MASSTKRSWKLQDFVAHSSNVNCLALGHKSGRVLVTGGDDKKVNLWAVGKPNCIMSLSGHTTSIECVRFGQTEDLVCAGSQTGALKIWDLEHAKLARTLTGHKAGIKCMDFHPYGELLASGSLDTAIKLWDIRRKGCIFTYKGHNLAVNSLKFSPDGQWIASAGEEGMVKLWDLRAGRQLREFSEHRGPALTVEFHPHEFLLASGSADRTVHFWDLESFQLVSSTEQNHSSGIRCLYFSQGGECLFAGSHDVLKVYGWEPGRTLDTVPTGWGKVLDIAVAQNQLIGASCHTTNIILYVCDLKKIAPLGGVSLSPFNHGNSLRKSFSRERPPELKKHTLDVRTIEEADKSGTDPEDEATYADIPNVSEYRDIFQPNRALSRTPPPEPEAFQEPQDVDPSQPQVLQNLCTSISNISTVESNEMSSIPSSLSPSPTVTTLSLTKPVPVRVQPIRSSPPTQRNVITTTSQIRANLQANNMLNRSSKNLASIPPLKQNITPFPGKRAVQANETIPSQPLGPQRSNSTLTPRVAPMAAVIPVMDDGKLKNRVPSPDSPKHYLKRQNSCRESEQGYESDYPVQINNIRHSPSDPALNRPNTAQSRSTSLNRNFANSASLSARNTATTGTSTSKKNNKLQVLPTPKVDTVTQLRSPIDDIEKEEFVPMSADKPFGLDVETFLPKSSYAGPTGLVYSQMGVLAEMSEAEVLNSMMRGHEPMMAVLTSRHRSLQIVYSLWHNKDLKSAIDSAVAMNDLAIIVDLLGILTLKPTIWNLDLCNLLLGPIAELVQSKYEIETGKSDRSVQ
- the LOC122627521 gene encoding katanin p80 WD40 repeat-containing subunit B1 isoform X3, with product MASSTKRSWKLQDFVAHSSNVNCLALGHKSGRVLVTGGDDKKVNLWAVGKPNCIMSLSGHTTSIECVRFGQTEDLVCAGSQTGALKIWDLEHAKLARTLTGHKAGIKCMDFHPYGELLASGSLDTAIKLWDIRRKGCIFTYKGHNLAVNSLKFSPDGQWIASAGEEGMVKLWDLRAGRQLREFSEHRGPALTVEFHPHEFLLASGSADRTVHFWDLESFQLVSSTEQNHSSGIRCLYFSQGGECLFAGSHDVLKVYGWEPGRTLDTVPTGWGKVLDIAVAQNQLIGASCHTTNIILYVCDLKKIAPLGGVSLSPFNHGNSLRKSFSRERPPELKKHTLDVRTIEEADKSGTDPEDEATYADIPNVSEYRDIFQPNRALSRTPPPEPEAFQEPQDVDPSQPQPLGPQRSNSTLTPRVAPMAAVIPVMDDGKLKNRVPSPDSPKHYLKRQNSCRESEQGYESDYPVQINNIRHSPSDPALNRPNTAQSRSTSLNRNFANSASLSARNTATTGTSTSKKNNKLQVLPTPKVDTVTQLRSPIDDIEKEEFVPMSADKPFGLDVETFLPKSSYAGPTGLVYSQMGVLAEMSEAEVLNSMMRGHEPMMAVLTSRHRSLQIVYSLWHNKDLKSAIDSAVAMNDLAIIVDLLGILTLKPTIWNLDLCNLLLGPIAELVQSKYEIYITVGLSALRLILRNFASVIKSNVEAPLHTIGVDVSREERYQKCLSCYEKLSTIRGILLKKQSAPGKLGASFRELSVLIRSLE
- the LOC122627521 gene encoding katanin p80 WD40 repeat-containing subunit B1 isoform X1; the protein is MASSTKRSWKLQDFVAHSSNVNCLALGHKSGRVLVTGGDDKKVNLWAVGKPNCIMSLSGHTTSIECVRFGQTEDLVCAGSQTGALKIWDLEHAKLARTLTGHKAGIKCMDFHPYGELLASGSLDTAIKLWDIRRKGCIFTYKGHNLAVNSLKFSPDGQWIASAGEEGMVKLWDLRAGRQLREFSEHRGPALTVEFHPHEFLLASGSADRTVHFWDLESFQLVSSTEQNHSSGIRCLYFSQGGECLFAGSHDVLKVYGWEPGRTLDTVPTGWGKVLDIAVAQNQLIGASCHTTNIILYVCDLKKIAPLGGVSLSPFNHGNSLRKSFSRERPPELKKHTLDVRTIEEADKSGTDPEDEATYADIPNVSEYRDIFQPNRALSRTPPPEPEAFQEPQDVDPSQPQVLQNLCTSISNISTVESNEMSSIPSSLSPSPTVTTLSLTKPVPVRVQPIRSSPPTQRNVITTTSQIRANLQANNMLNRSSKNLASIPPLKQNITPFPGKRAVQANETIPSQPLGPQRSNSTLTPRVAPMAAVIPVMDDGKLKNRVPSPDSPKHYLKRQNSCRESEQGYESDYPVQINNIRHSPSDPALNRPNTAQSRSTSLNRNFANSASLSARNTATTGTSTSKKNNKLQVLPTPKVDTVTQLRSPIDDIEKEEFVPMSADKPFGLDVETFLPKSSYAGPTGLVYSQMGVLAEMSEAEVLNSMMRGHEPMMAVLTSRHRSLQIVYSLWHNKDLKSAIDSAVAMNDLAIIVDLLGILTLKPTIWNLDLCNLLLGPIAELVQSKYEIYITVGLSALRLILRNFASVIKSNVEAPLHTIGVDVSREERYQKCLSCYEKLSTIRGILLKKQSAPGKLGASFRELSVLIRSLE
- the LOC122627534 gene encoding UPF0598 protein CG30010 — translated: MFTLSNIYFNRIVMNTRKFSSYKIYERSYMTYIQGQSPEPHIREYFYYIDHQGMLFLDDVRTKNFTSCFKDKKFLAFFFKRLKINNIGRHTQEFPYVSLCGPERNFIKCDDLPIVFTKIIQKENVEIDKEEDWFGYSHAEEFLMVPFEPEKLFMDCNSGRVYHPAPEKVGGIGLVRSKMAIELSVFFCFENGEEQGPTHFQWKNNKYVIDTEWYKNSVKYKDCP
- the LOC122627526 gene encoding angio-associated migratory cell protein; protein product: MKRDTVSPSPDAISQIDEEDFIYNEDVIEVIDSDTVNDEEAMEKDPEKGDASFVFIGHKSGSVFCGSLSKAGKFAVTGGEEDKAYVWDTTSGEIILNCTGHKDSVIFAEFNFDETYLATGDMSGVIQLWRLSDKCSVWNYNMGDTTWMKWHMAANVLIAGSVDGEVFMWKVPDGDCKVLQGYGYRAEAGVILPDGKRLTVGYEDGTIRVFDLKTNTVLSCIPSNIGHTATITALDCYLDNNLILSAAVDGKTILSMSHTGKIISILQNLNSEQETDMKDSDSNWIETVAFCKDPAFQVAATGSLNGEIFIWDISKQVLRHKIEQESGISKVLWRGTTSLLFSGGLDGTLRCFDARNGQCLQLLTGHSEDILDLYIAEEGQIVLTTSDDSTARIFNIANLF